GGAGTAACGTTAGCGGTCAACTACCTCTGCTCCCTCAACCATCGAAAAGACCCATAGCCCACTAAAATACAACAGTTGTTGCTTTCGACGGCCATTGTTGTAATATGAGAGACTACGGTCGTCAGCGGGGTGTACCCGCAGCATCTCGACGACCTGCTTTCTTCGGTGCAACTGGCCGAACGTCTTTCGAGGAGGAAATGATGACCCGGACTCTAGTTACGCTCTCCGTCGCGATCGCCGCACTAACGCCACTGACAGTTGAAGCGGCGCCGATCTTCATCGACTTCGCCACCGGCACCGGCAACACGCCTGCAGCTCCAACCAACTTCAACCGCGTGGTCGACGCCACCAGCGTCACGAACCTCATCGATATCGATGGCGACGCGACGGCCGTCGATATCACCGTGAACAACGTGCCCTCTGGGAGCAACTCAGGCCGCACCCCGGCCGCCAACACCGATGCCGCCATCTTCGGTTCCGCCCTTGTCAACCACATCGCCTCCAATACCGTGGCCATCCAGGTGACCTTCTCAGACCTGATCCCGGGTTTGGCATACGATTTCGTAGGTAGCGCGTCGCGCGGCAATTTGGCTACGGATGGCAGTCAGCGCGCCATCGGCACCTACACGTTCACGGGCGCAGGCACCCCAACCTCAGTCGACTTCGAACCCGTCAACAACAACAGCCAAGTGTTTCGCGCTGACGACGTGTTCGCCAACGCATCCGGCGAGATCGCCCTCACCGTCACCCGGCACGCCAACAACAACTACAACTTCGTGTTCCTCAACGCCCTGAGCATCGAGGCCGTGGCCGTTCCCGAGCCCGCATCCATGTCCCTGCTGGCCCTCGGCGGCGTCGCCCTGCTGGGTCGTCGCAAGCGGGCCTGCTGATCTCGCCCGTCCGTTCTCAAAAACGATAAGCACCGGCGGCCATTCGGCCGCCGGTGCTTTTTTCCGTTCGGTTGATCGCTTGCCTTGGTCGTCGTTGCTGCAGTGGTTCGATTGCCACCGCCCGCCGTTCCGCGCAACCTCACGCCGCCGGCAGTAGCGGCAGCGTTGCGGCTTGGGGCGGGCCGGCGATGGCTCTGCTCACGTCGTACTTCTCGTTGCCGCTCAGCAGGAACCGCCCGGAGTTCACCTCGTCCAGGTACCGATCGCGCAGCTCGCGCGCTGCTGCCACGTAGCGGGGGTCGTTCTTCTGCTTCGGGCGCAGTTGCCGCTTCACCACCGCCGCCGTCGGCTCATCCGCGACCGTCTGCGTCACTGGCGCCGGCGGAGCAAACCAAAGCCTGCTCTTCGCCGCCGCCGGAGGCGCGGACGCGGGCGCGGGGGCGGGGGCAGGGGCGGGGGCGGGGGCGGGGGCGGGGGCGGGGGATTGCAGGACGAACCCCTCGACGTGAAAGCAATCACAAATCTCGCAGGCGTGCCTGAACCTGCACTACGCTCGATCAGCAGGCGTCACCTGAGGAAGCCGCCAAGGTTATGAACGCCATATTCAGGAACGTTCTCGGCATTCGTCCTCATACGGGCGAGGTGGACGATTACGCTGTCGGAGCCGAATGGTAGCGGGATAACCCGCCGCTGGAGCGGACCGCGGGGGTCGCAGCGATAAAGGGGTTGAGCGATAAAGGAGTCGGGAGTCTTTGATTGTGGCGGGCGATCGAGGAGACGACGATGGGTGAACAAAGCGATTGGCGGCCGCCGAAGGAAGACCGGCAGGGGCTCGCGATGTTTATCGCGGGGACGTGCATCGTGCTGGGGCTGGTCTGTCGCGGGTGCGCCATGGGGTGGGCAAGCGAGTCGGTGCGGCGGTTTGCCGGCAGCGTGGGTGACGCGCGGTCGGACATGCTGTGGTACAGCTTCGTTGGGGATGTCGGCGCCGTGCTGGCGTTGTTCGGGACGATCTTGCTGGCGATCCTGATCGGCCAGTGGACACGCGCGGGCCGATCGGGATCGCAACACTAGGTTCTGTCTGAAAACACAATTTGGGGCGATCGCCCGTAGGGGCAGGCCTCCGTGCCTGCCCGTTCTTTCGGCAGAAGACGAGGCGGGCAGGCACGGAGGCCTGCCCCTACGAGACCTTTTCAGACAGAACCTGGAGCTTACGGGGGCGGCTTCGGGGTGGCCTCGGGTTTACGTCTCCTGATGTTGCGGCAGTGACTTGGCGGGCGGGGTCGCGGCGGCGGTGCTGTCGGGCAGGCGGCGTTCGTCGCTGATGATTTCGGAGACGTACTCCTTGATGCGGTCGTCGTTCAGCAGTTGGCTCATCAGCACTCTGCGGTAGCTCGTGGCGCGCATCTGCTCCTTCAGCGAATCGGTACGCTCGGTCTTCAGCTTCTCGTTTTGCGAGTACAGGGCTTCTTCCAACGCTTCGTTCTCCAGCAGCAGCGCGTACATGGCGTCGGCCTTCTTGCCGCCGGAGCTGAACATGCCGCCGAGGCCGGCGGCCTTCTTGCGATATTCCTCGACCTTGGTGGTCATCTGCTCGATCTGCGCCTTCAGCCCGGCGTTGTCGGCCTTCACGGCGTTCAGTTCCTGCTCGTACAGCGTCTTGAAACTCTTCTGGGCGGTGAAAAGTTCCTGCTCGCGGGCGTCGATGGCCTTGGCGGCGTTGCGGCTGCCCCGCCAGCGGCCGACGCGGTAGCCGACGAACAGCAACAGCAGCGTGCCGATGACCGCCAGCGTGTAGAACATGGCGGCGACGACGGGGGAACTGAACTGGATGAAGCCGTCGTCAGACAGCGTGGCGGTTTGGGCGAGGAGCATAAGGGGGTGCAGGGTCATGGGTGGGATTGTAGCCCGGGCGGCCCGCTGGATGAACGGGCGGATTTCGGCGGGCGAATGACCAATGACCAAAATCGAATGACCAATGACCAAACCCGAATGACCAATGAATGACCAAGCACCAATGACCAATCATTGTTCATTGTTCATTGTTCATTGGGGTTTGATTGGTCATTCGGGCTTGGTCATTGGTCATTCCAAATCACCCTCACCTCGCCTCTCCCGAAGCATGCGGGAGAGGGACCGAAGCTGAACCGTCCGCCTCCCGCACGCCGCACCCCGTTTCCTTCCCCCGCCGCCCGGCTACAATGTCGGCATGGCACTTTCGTTCAAGCATCATCAGCTGCCCAACGGGCTCGACATTATCGCAGAGATCAACCCCGACTCGCACTCGTTCGCGGCGGGGTTGTTCGTGAAGACCGGGGCGCGCGATGAGACGCCGACGATCAACGGCGTGTCGCACTTCCTGGAACACATGATGTTCAAGGGCAGCAGCAAGTACACGTGGGAGGACGTCAACCGCATCTTCGACGAGCTGGGCGCCAAGTACAACGCGTTCACCAGCCAGGAGATGACGGCCTACTACGCGAACGTGGTTCCCGAGTTCACCGAACAGGCGATTGAACATCTCGCCCACCTGCTGCGGCCGTCGCTGCGGCAGAGCGACTTCGATACCGAGAAGAACGTGATCCTGGAAGAGATCGCGATGTACCTCGACGATCCCGGGCATCGGCTGTACGAGAAGCTGATGGAGGAGCACTTCGGCAACCACCCGCTGGCGATGAGCGTGCTGGGGCCGGCGGACTCGATCAAGGCGCTGACGCGCGACCAGATGGCCGACTATTTCCAGCAGCGGTACGGGCCGGGGAACATGGTGCTGTCGGTCACGGGGCAGCTGGACTTCGAGCGCATCGTGAAGCTGGCCGAGAAGTACATGGGCGACTGGCCGCACGTGGAAGCGCCGCGCGTGCAGCCGCAACCGATGCACAAGCCCAAGCGCATCGATCTGACCGACCCGAAGCTGAACCGCATGTACACGATGGGCATGATGCCGGGCCCCAGCGCGCAGGACGACCGCCGCTTCGCCGCCCGCGTGTTGGCCGACGTGATCGGCGACAGCGAGGGCAGCCGGTTCTACTGGGCGCTGGTCGACAACGCGATTGCTGAAGAAGCCGACTTCGGCTTCTACCCACACGACGGGTGCGGCAGCTTTTACATCGCGCTGACAACCGATCCCGATCGCACGCAGCAGGCGCTGGACATCGCGCTGAAGGAACTGGAGAAGGCGAAGAATTCCATCACCGAAGACGAGGTCGAGCGGACGCGGAACAAGATGGCGTCGTCGCTGGTGCTGTCGGGCGAGGTACCGCTGGGCCGGATGCGCGGCATCGGCGGGCAGTGGATCTACAACAAGCGTTATCGCAGCCTGCAGGAAGACATGGCCGCGTTGATGAGCGTGACGCCGGAATCGCTGCATCAGTTGATGCGCGAGTATCCATTCGACCCGATGACGATCGTGACGCTTGGGCCGGAGACGGCGGCAACGGCGACGTAGTTGTCTCAAGAGCGGCGTGTCCCGCGATCTGGTCCCCTCTTCCTCCGGGAGAGGGTTAGGGTGAGGGCTTCGCGGATCACCCCGTTAGTTGTCATCCCGAGGGGAGCGGGAGCGACCCGAGGGATCTCGACCGCAAGCGATGTCCCCGTGGGCGATCCCTCAGGTCGCTACCGCTCCCTTCGGGATGACAACCTCTTTCGTAGACGCTCGAATTATCCTCGTGAAGCGAAGGCCGACCTACCGGATCTCCAGCACCCGCCTGTACCGCGCGAGCACGGGGGGCCATTCGTACCGCTGGCGAACCGTGTCGAGGCCGTTCGCGGTCAACGTCGTCCGTTGGGCGATCGCCTTCTGCAACGCCACCGCAAATTTAGGGCCGTCGCGAACGTCGATCAGCAACCCGTTCTCCCCATTCCGCACGACGTCTTGAACGCCCGGCACGTCCGCGGCGACCACGGGCACGCCGGCGGCCATGGCTTCGATCAGGACCAGCCCGAAGCCCTCGGCCTCGGAAGGTAGGGCCAGCACGTCGATCTGTTGAAACGCCGCCTGTGGGTGGTCGATGCGGCCGTGAAGGGTGACGCGATTTTCCAGCGACCTGACTTTCACCGCAGCTTCGATTCGGGCACGATCCGGACCGTCACCGAATATTTCCAGCCGCCAGTCCGTGGGCAGGTGTGTCATCGCGTCCACGAGCAACGGCACACGCTTGATGGGGTCCAACCGGCCGACGAACCCGACGCGACGGGATTCGCTTGGCCGTAAGTCGGGTGTTGCGCTAAACGCAGCGATGTCCACCGCGTTCGGGATCACCACAATCTTCTCCCGCGGCACGTGCGACCACTGCTCGGCCACGCGCGCAACGGAAGGGCTCGGCACGACGATCGTCTCGGCAGCGTGTTGGGCGATCGCTTGAGCAATCCAGTGCCATCGCGGTCGTGGCTGCGTTGTTTGGATCGATTGCAACAGCCGCACGTTCGGCAGAAACTGCGAGGCGGCCGCCGCGACGACGTTGGCGTGGACCAGGAAGCCGAAGATCGTGTCGAACTGGCGTTCGCGGGCAAGGCGAACCAACCGCTTGATGGTGCGGGGAAAATCGCGTGAACCGCGCGCGTCTAACGCGTGGACCGTCACCGCTGCAGCCTGCAATTGCTCCGACACCGGCCCCGGCCGCGACAGGCACGCGACTTCCACGACCGCCCCACCGGCCGCGTTCAGGCGAATCGCCAGTTCGCGCACGACGGTGGGCGTGCCGCCGATTTCCATATCGGTGATGAGCAGGAGGATTCGCCGCATGGCTGCGGACAGCGTACCCGTGACCTCGTGCGGACGCGATTGCTTGCCTTTGGGGCGCCTGCGGGTGACGATCCGTGCATCGCATGAGAGGCAAGCCGAAGAAATCCCCCCGAGAAAAGGACCAGACCTCCCGCTATATGTCGGGCGGTATGGACGAGGACCGCATCGACGCCAGCCAGCGGTTCAGCGATCGCAACAAGAACGCACAGAAGAACAAGACGCTGAAGACCGCCCAGCAGCGCCAGGACAACACTGCCAGTTCAATCGACATCGACGGCCTGCCGCTCGGTCGTGTGATTCAGGTCTACTCGCTTTACTGCGACGTGCATCACGAGGCGACCACGTACCTCTGCACGATCCGCAAGACGCTGGCGAAGGTGTCCGAGACCGCGATCGTGGTAGGCGATTACGTACGGTTTCGCACATCGGGCAAGGTGAACGGCAATGGGCAGCCCGAGGGCGTAGTGGAACGGGCCGATGCCCGGCGGACGGTCGTCACGCGGGCCGACAGTTTCAAACAGATCGTCCAGCACCCGGTGGTGGCCAACGCCGACCAGATGCTGATCGTCGCCGCCGTCGCCAACCCGCGCCCGAAGTGGGGCCTCATCGACCGCCTGCTGATCGCGGCGACGTCGGGCGGGCTGCGGCCGGTGCTCTGCCTGAACAAGGTCGATCTGACAGAAGCGGAGATGGCGTTCATCGAATCTGAGCCTGACCCCGACGAAGGCACCGACGCCGCCCCACCACCGCACGAAGCGCTGGCGTACTACGCGTCGATCGGCGTGGCCACCCTCGGCACGAGCGTGACGGCCAACGTGGGGCTTGAGGCGCTGTCGGCGGTGCTGGCCAACCAGATCACGGTGCTGGCGGGCCATAGCGGCGTCGGTAAGTCCAGCCTGATTCGGGCCATCCAGCCGCATCTGAACATTCGCGTGGGCGACGTGTCGCTAGTAACGGAAAAGGGCCGACACACCACCACGAGCGCCCGCTACTACCCGTTGGAAGGTAGCGGTGGCGCGGTGATCGACACGCCGGGCGTGAAGGTATTCGGCCTCTGGGGCGTCACCCGCGATAACCTGCTCGAACATTTCCCAGACGTCGCGGACGACACGGCCCCGGAGTGGCGCCGGTTGAGCTATGAGCGGATTGCGGAAAGTCTGAAGGAGTAGGGCTCGCCAGGGACGTGGGCAGGTCGCTCGTCATCCTGACGTACTCCGAAGGGTTTTTCTCCGTGTTCATACGCGGGACGGAAATGAAGCTTCGGAACACCTCAGGATGTCGAAACTCGTGTTAGGTTTGCACAGGCGTCCCAACGAGAAATCCAAGCTGGGTAAGAGAAAAAGACGGGGGGATAGACAGGTAAGAGTCTCCGTCCTACAGAATAGCGATCGGTGTCGCGACTCCGATTGGCGTTTGGTGATTGATCATTTGTTGGTCATTGAGGCTTGGGATTTGCTACCCACCCTCCTCGCCCCATTGAGATTTCCCCCCGTTCCCCCTACACTTTCCCGTTCGATCCCCGGTTTCCCTGTCCCACTGGAGAGTTTGCGTGGCCAAGTCCGAGCCGATTGAAATTGAAGCGACCGTTTCCCAGGCATTGCCCAACGCGATGTTCAAGCTGCGCCTCGACAACAGCGAGCGCGAGATCCTCGGCATCGTGTCGGGCAAGATGCGCAAGCACTTCATCCGCATCCTGCCCGGCGACCGCGTCCGCGTCGAGCTCTCCCCCTACGACCTGACCAAGGGTCGCATCGTCTTCCGCCAGAAGTAATCATTTCGCCTGACGTTGCCACGCCCGGCGTCCAATGCATCCGCGCGCCACCTGGTGTTGCGCGCATCTGACGCCTCCAGTTCAGCGAAATCAACCACGAAGGCGCGAAGACACGAAGAGAGTCTGCCACTACTTCGTATCCTTCGTGTCTTCTCGCCTTCGTGGTTGGTTCTCTTTGTAGACCAATCAGCTCACCGGCGATCCTACCTCGTAGAACTCGCGTACCGATTTCGCCCGCAGCGCGAACAGCAGTCCAACCGGATACGCGATCGACATGAGCAGCGTGACCGCGAGCATGGTCGCCAGGAACATCGAAATTCGTTCAGCGCTGTCACCCATGTCCGCGAACATAGTTTTGTAGATCCAATATGACGACGCGACGGACGCCACGCACTGGGCGATCTTCGACCAGACGAAGATCCAGTGCAGCCGATAGGCTCGGAAGCTGTTACGGATCGTCAGCACGCCCGCCACCAGCAGCAGAACCGACAAGCCCAGTCCAATCACTGACACTGCAATGCCCACCATCAGCGCCGCCAAGCTCACCTCGCGAAACGGGTTGATCGGGGTGGGCAAGGTTGACGTGTTGAATACGGACGTGCTCTTCCCATCGTTGCCGATGCTGATTTGATCACCGCCAGGGAAGCTGAACGTGGTCCAGCCGGCGGTGGTGTTGTCGATCGTTACCTGCCCAGGCAAGGTGCCGGGCGGCGCGTGGGTCTGGCCGGGGCCCGAAAGCATCAACGTCAGCGCCTGCTTCACCTCCGGCGTCAGCGTGTTGCCAGACTGCCGATCTAGTGCCGTCACGAAGGTCGTGGGGTTGATCGGCGGTAGCGTGCCCACCGGTTGCGTAGCCGCGATTAGTGGTGGCGGCGGTGGGGTCGCGGCATTGAACGTGGATGTGAGGTAGAGCATACCGACGCTCTGCAACACCGACGCGCCGTTGTACAAAATGCCCGTGCAACCCAGCACTAGGCTGATGACGCCAATCGCCGTTACCAAGCCGGGCCGGCGGTTGGTCGCGGGGGTGGCGTAAGCGATCGGTTGCGCGAACGGGATGGGTTCATCGACCGGTTGCGCGGGTTGCGGCGGCTGGGCGTCTCCGTTCATGCCGTCGATTGAAACGGCGGCGTCAACCGAACGCAAATAACTGAATCTAGGGTGGCGAACCGACCGACGTAAAGAAAGGTTCGCGAACCTTTCGCGGTTGGGATTCGTCTGTATGATGTCGCGGACACAACCAAAGGAATGGCACAATCGCATGGATGCGAGACACGCCCCGGGCGAACCCCGACTTCTAATCTCGCGAGCCGCCCTGCGGCACAACGTGCGCGTGCTGCGAAAGCAGTTGCGCTTCGGCACCCGCGTCTGCGCAATCGTGAAGGCCGACGCCTACGGCTTGGGCGCCGCGGCCGTCACCGACGCCCTGCTGAACTTCGCCGAGGACGACACGCGCGACACCCGCCCGATCGTCGAGGAACTCGCCGTCGCCACGATTGACGAGGCGGCCGCCCTTCCCGAGCAAAGCCTGAATATCCTGGTGCTGCGTCCGGTCGAGAACGCCTTCGTCGGCCGCGAGCGCACGCGGCTGGAACATGCGGTGCGCAACGGCTGGGCGCTCACGCTCTGTTCCGCCACCGCCGCCGACGACATCGCCCGCATCGCCGTGATTGCCGGTCGGCGGGCGAACGTGCACATCCTGATCGATACCGGCATGACGCGCGGCGGTGTGGCGCCCGAGCAGCTCGACGCGCTCGTCCGCAAGATCGAATCGCTACCGTCGCTGCGACTCATCGGCATGTTCAGCCACTTCGCCAACGCCGAGGTCGGCAACCACGCGCAGACGGCCCATCAGACGGCGCTCTTCACCGCCGCCACCGATTCCCACGCCGGCCGACTGGGCAACCGCATCGTGCGGCACCTGAGCAACTCCGGCGGCATCTTCTTCGCCGGCTCGGCCGCCGGGTTTGACATGGTGCGCCCCGGCATCGCACTTTACGGCATCGATCCCACCTGCTCGCCCGCGGTCGATCGCCCGTTGAAGCCTGTGATGAAATGGCTGGCGCCGCTGGTCGACGTACGCGACGTTCGGGCCGGCACCTCGGTGGGCTACAACGGCACGTGGGTCGCGTCGCGCGACTCGCGCGTGGGCCTGGTGCCGGTCGGCTATGCCGACGGCTATCCGCGCGGCTTGTCGGGTAAGGGCATTACGCTAATCAATGGCCGCCCCGCCCCGGTCATCGGGCGCGTCAGCATGGACATGCTGACGGTCGACCTGACCGACCTGCCTACCCCTACGGTCGGCGACGACGTCACGCTGCTCGACAGCGACCCACTTTCCCCCGCCAGCATCTACGCGGTGGCGGAACGTGCGGGAACCATTCCTTACGAGATTCTCTGCCGTATCGGCCCCCGCGTCCGCCGGTTGGCGGTGGAGCCGGTCGACGAGGAATTTCCTCAGCCGCGATTGCGTAGCAGTGAGCGGTCGTACCTGGCTTAGACGCAGATCGCAGCAGTTGCCCTCGAAGTCTAGTCATCCTGAGGTACTCCGAAGGATCTCCCCCCGTACTACGTCACAAAGAGATCCTTCGGAGTACCTCAGGATGACGAATTGAACTAGCCTTTTCCCGAGGGCCTAGCGGTACTTCTCAATCGGGATCACCAGCGGGCAAACCGCCGGTGGCACGGAGTGTCAGTCACCATCCCACCCGCGATCACTTCTTCTCTTCCACCTGCTTCACGATCGAATCGATGCGCTGTTGAACCTCTGCCGGCTGGCTGGTGCGGAGTTGCCGCAGCGCGGCAGCAATGCTCGGACCCATCGCGACGAGCTGGGCCTCGGCCAAGTCGCGTTGCTTCCAATCTTCCGCGTTCAGATCGGCGACGATCGTCTTGATCTGGTCGACCACGGTCGCCGACGCTTGCGGGCGGGGTTGTTCGTAGCTCGCGAGCAGGCTGACCGGCACTTCCAACGCGATGCCGCTGGTCAATTGCAGCGTCAGCCGGTCGTTCGCGAGTTGGCCGCTGAGCGTAGCACCGTCCCATGTCGTCAGCTGCACGTCGGACGAAAAGCCCTTGCCGCGGGACAGCCCGCGGACGGTCGAGGCATCCAGCTTCAGCACGTCGAACGCTGTCACCAGTTCGAGTTGACCACTGAGTGTGCCCACGAGCGCATCGTTACCGAGCGTGCGCAGGACCGGCGTCTCATCCTTGATGACTTCGGGCAGTTCGCCGGGCACGATGTTCAGTGCCAGCATGTTCGCGACCGGCAACTTCACGGCAGACCCGTTGGCGAGCGTGACGTCGAGTTCTGGCGTGGTCACGAGGCCCGACAGCGACGTGCCATCGGTCAGCCGTACGACGTGCACCGGTGATTCCTCATCCTGAAACATTACGGCCGCAACCGCGGCGGCGGGCACCTCGACGGTGCCGTAGCGCGTAGCGAACGAGAGCGGCGATGTCGGTGCGGCGATCGCGACGCGGTCGCCCTCGCGCAGCACGGCGTGCGGTTGCGTGAGCTGCACTTCTTCCGCCTCGTTGGTGCGCTTGCGCATGCCGATGCGCGACACCTGGCGCAGCGGGATCGCCGTCATCTGCCCGCCGGGCAGCGAAAGCTCGATCGTCTCCTTCGCCAGCGCCCCACCCAACACCTGGCCATCGGTGGTGACGACCAGCTGTCGTGGGCGGTACTGGCCGATGTTGAACGCGCCCAGCACGGTGTCGATCGGCACGTCGATCTGACCGAACGGTGCCTTCAGGCTGAACGACTTATCGACCAGCGTGCCGGTGACGCGGTCACCGTTGCGCAGTTCGACGACATCGAGCGCCTCGCCGCGCAGCAGTTCCAGATCGGCCAGCAACGGTGCAACGGTGCGCACGTTAACAATCGCGCGGCGGATCTCCTTCGGCACGTCGGACAGCAATGCACGCGCGTCGATCTCCTCGATCAATCCCACGGCGGCCTGCTGGCTGACGGCGGTCTGGTGCACGTGGACGATCGCGACCGGCTTGCCCGCGGGGATCGTGAGCGCGTACGCCGCGCTGACCGTGTTGTTCCCCTGCTGCCAGTTCACGGTCGGCTCGACCTCGGCGCCGGCCGCGCCACCGAACCACTCCATCGCGGCGCGGTTGCCGTGCGTCATCGCGGCCCAACCGATCACCTTGCCTTTGTCCTTCGGATCGTTCACGGTCTGCGCCGACTGCACGCCGAAGTTGACCGACGTCTGCAGGCTCACGTTCACCTGCTCTTGCGCCCCACCCTGGCCCGTGAAGATGTCGATGATGCGCAGCGAGCCATCCTCCTCGTTCACCTTAATTCGCCGGGTGACGCTGATGGCGTTCGCCTGCATGTTCTCAAGGACGATCTCACCGGTCTCGGCGTCCACCTTGGCGATGTTGTTCGTCATGTTCGGGTTGTTCCCGTTGACGATCAACTGCCCGCCTTGCGAGTAAACGGGGACGTTGCCCTGCTGGCGAAACCATCCGTTCTGGTAGATCTGCCATTGGTTGCCGGTCTTGTCCGGCAGGAGGTGCGGGAGGTTGACGGTGCCGCGCGCCGCGACTGCGTTTCCGATGCGACGGCGGATCCCCTGTTGTGCGACCTGCGCCTCCACCACGACCGCCATCGTGCCGACACCGATCACCACGACACCGAGCAGATGCGAGAACCGCATGAATCGCCCTCCTGTTACACCGGCCAACACGCGCGACGGCACGTCCGACGAGCCAATGACGGTTGTACCCCAACCGCGACAACGTCGCGAGAAAATAGACGCTGGAATCGCGCGATAGTTCCTGCCGTGCATCGCGGCGCAAGGGAATGGCTCTGGACAATGCATGAGGCATTCGGCCCACACCCGGGGCGGCGGTCTGGGCAAGACAAATCGCGAATCCATGCACCATTATGCTCCATTGTGCAACATTGAGCGGTCGCGGCGCGCATCCCCATGGCACGAAGGTCGGCTATTCAGTTATCAAAGAGCACGCTATCCATCTCTACGTCGGCGCTGCGCGATCGGACTCGATCCGGCGCAACAACCTGGCCTTCCATCGCGCCTTCGCGCGCTCTTGCTCGTCAGGCAGGGAAGACGGGGGAGATTCTTCGGAGTACCTCAGAGGGGTTCAAAAAATCCGGTCGGGGCCGGCCTTCACCGTAGCATGGATGTCCCGCACATGGCGTCGGTACCCCGACGCATCGGACGGTACACCGTCCGAATCAGCGATCGCGCCAGCGAAGGAGCGCCTGGAGTCGAAGAGCAGATCGCTTGCGCTCTTTAGCTCGGGCCGGGTACGGTCCGACACCGCGGCGTACCGCGGCGCCATGGGCGGGACGCCCATGCTACGGTCGGAGCGGACGCGGCCCCGTCTTAGCCGGCCTGCCCGCCACCTTTAAGGTTGGCGGCCATCGTGTGGCCGTACGTGGTGCCGCGCCACTCGACCTTCTTCGTGATGCACATCTTCAGTGCACGGAACAGGATCGCCAGCAACATCGCCAGCGAGACCGGCCATGCCCAGCCGTTGCGCCGCGGGTTGCCGCACCAGGCGTACAGGATGCCGATGAAGTAGACCATCAACCCGAAGTGCAGCACCGCGCCGCCCAGCCAGTACCACTTCAGCAGGTTCGCCGGCTGCGTCAGCATCCAAAGGCCCCAGAGGAACGCGGGGAAGAACGAGAAGCAGCAGAACAGGATGAACTTGACCGCCGCGATCATCGCCCAAGGGCTGCCGACCTTAGCCGAGTAGTAGATGCGGCT
This region of Tepidisphaeraceae bacterium genomic DNA includes:
- a CDS encoding PEP-CTERM sorting domain-containing protein → MTRTLVTLSVAIAALTPLTVEAAPIFIDFATGTGNTPAAPTNFNRVVDATSVTNLIDIDGDATAVDITVNNVPSGSNSGRTPAANTDAAIFGSALVNHIASNTVAIQVTFSDLIPGLAYDFVGSASRGNLATDGSQRAIGTYTFTGAGTPTSVDFEPVNNNSQVFRADDVFANASGEIALTVTRHANNNYNFVFLNALSIEAVAVPEPASMSLLALGGVALLGRRKRAC
- a CDS encoding pitrilysin family protein, encoding MALSFKHHQLPNGLDIIAEINPDSHSFAAGLFVKTGARDETPTINGVSHFLEHMMFKGSSKYTWEDVNRIFDELGAKYNAFTSQEMTAYYANVVPEFTEQAIEHLAHLLRPSLRQSDFDTEKNVILEEIAMYLDDPGHRLYEKLMEEHFGNHPLAMSVLGPADSIKALTRDQMADYFQQRYGPGNMVLSVTGQLDFERIVKLAEKYMGDWPHVEAPRVQPQPMHKPKRIDLTDPKLNRMYTMGMMPGPSAQDDRRFAARVLADVIGDSEGSRFYWALVDNAIAEEADFGFYPHDGCGSFYIALTTDPDRTQQALDIALKELEKAKNSITEDEVERTRNKMASSLVLSGEVPLGRMRGIGGQWIYNKRYRSLQEDMAALMSVTPESLHQLMREYPFDPMTIVTLGPETAATAT
- a CDS encoding glycosyltransferase family 4 protein — its product is MRRILLLITDMEIGGTPTVVRELAIRLNAAGGAVVEVACLSRPGPVSEQLQAAAVTVHALDARGSRDFPRTIKRLVRLARERQFDTIFGFLVHANVVAAAASQFLPNVRLLQSIQTTQPRPRWHWIAQAIAQHAAETIVVPSPSVARVAEQWSHVPREKIVVIPNAVDIAAFSATPDLRPSESRRVGFVGRLDPIKRVPLLVDAMTHLPTDWRLEIFGDGPDRARIEAAVKVRSLENRVTLHGRIDHPQAAFQQIDVLALPSEAEGFGLVLIEAMAAGVPVVAADVPGVQDVVRNGENGLLIDVRDGPKFAVALQKAIAQRTTLTANGLDTVRQRYEWPPVLARYRRVLEIR
- the rsgA gene encoding ribosome small subunit-dependent GTPase A; translated protein: MDEDRIDASQRFSDRNKNAQKNKTLKTAQQRQDNTASSIDIDGLPLGRVIQVYSLYCDVHHEATTYLCTIRKTLAKVSETAIVVGDYVRFRTSGKVNGNGQPEGVVERADARRTVVTRADSFKQIVQHPVVANADQMLIVAAVANPRPKWGLIDRLLIAATSGGLRPVLCLNKVDLTEAEMAFIESEPDPDEGTDAAPPPHEALAYYASIGVATLGTSVTANVGLEALSAVLANQITVLAGHSGVGKSSLIRAIQPHLNIRVGDVSLVTEKGRHTTTSARYYPLEGSGGAVIDTPGVKVFGLWGVTRDNLLEHFPDVADDTAPEWRRLSYERIAESLKE
- the infA gene encoding translation initiation factor IF-1, with product MAKSEPIEIEATVSQALPNAMFKLRLDNSEREILGIVSGKMRKHFIRILPGDRVRVELSPYDLTKGRIVFRQK
- the alr gene encoding alanine racemase, which translates into the protein MDARHAPGEPRLLISRAALRHNVRVLRKQLRFGTRVCAIVKADAYGLGAAAVTDALLNFAEDDTRDTRPIVEELAVATIDEAAALPEQSLNILVLRPVENAFVGRERTRLEHAVRNGWALTLCSATAADDIARIAVIAGRRANVHILIDTGMTRGGVAPEQLDALVRKIESLPSLRLIGMFSHFANAEVGNHAQTAHQTALFTAATDSHAGRLGNRIVRHLSNSGGIFFAGSAAGFDMVRPGIALYGIDPTCSPAVDRPLKPVMKWLAPLVDVRDVRAGTSVGYNGTWVASRDSRVGLVPVGYADGYPRGLSGKGITLINGRPAPVIGRVSMDMLTVDLTDLPTPTVGDDVTLLDSDPLSPASIYAVAERAGTIPYEILCRIGPRVRRLAVEPVDEEFPQPRLRSSERSYLA